A single genomic interval of Sceloporus undulatus isolate JIND9_A2432 ecotype Alabama chromosome 2, SceUnd_v1.1, whole genome shotgun sequence harbors:
- the LOC121923020 gene encoding deleted in malignant brain tumors 1 protein-like produces the protein MSFSHCHLKPQEKHDCSHEDYASVICAETRLVNGTNHCSGRVEVLFNGEWGTVCDDGWNLADAQVVCRELGCGEALSALGGAYFGQGNGFIWLDDVKCLGTEAYLSQCNYVMTNPERTKKHDCRHEEDASVVCSDLRLVNGTSHCSGRVEVFHNNIWGTICDADWDLQDVKVVCRQLGCGKASKALKGTHYGQGSGPIWLESVNCTGDEATLKECQKTAWGEHSCSHSQDANVECSAVESVAFIETSIHLVVAGLVLLVLIAVVAEAGCSRRRKRTQQQL, from the exons ATGTCCTTTAGTCACTGTCATTTGAAACCCCAGGAAAAACATGATTGCAGTCACGAAGATTATGCTAGTGTCATATGTGCAG AAACCAGATTGGTGAATGGTACAAATCATTGCTCTGGGAGAGTCGAAGTGTTATTCAATGGAGAGTGGGGGACAGTCTGTGATGATGGATGGAACCTGGCTGATGCTCAAGTTGTGTGCCGAGAACTTGGCTGCGGAGAAGCCCTGTCAGCCCTCGGTGGAGCTTACTTTGGACAAGGAAATGGTTTCATCTGGCTAGATGATGTCAAATGTTTGGGGACAGAAGCTTATCTCAGCCAATGCAATTATGTAATGACTAATCCAGAACGCACTAAAAAGCATGATTGTCGTCATGAAGAAGACGCCAGTGTTGTATGCTCAG ATCTTCGTCTAGTGAACGGCACAAGTCACTGCTCAGGAAGGGTTGAGGTCTTTCACAACAACATATGGGGAACAATTTGTGATGCTGACTGGGATTTACAAGATGTCAAAGTTGTCTGCAGGCAACTGGGCTGTGGAAAGGCCTCCAAAGCACTAAAGGGAACACACTATGGCCAAGGGTCTGGCCCCATCTGGCTGGAAAGCGTCAACTGTACAGGAGACGAAGCCACCTTAAAGGAATGCCAGAAGACAGCCTGGGGAGAGCACAGTTGCAGCCACAGCCAGGATGCCAACGTGGAGTGTTCAG CTGTTGAATCAGTTGCCTTCATTGAGACCAGCATTCATCTGGTTGTGGCTGGCTTGGTCCTCCTTGTCTTGATTGCAGTTGTGGCTGAGGCTGGATGCAGCAGGCGGAGGAAGAGAACACAGCAGCAGCTTTAA